The region TTTACTGCACAATTCTGCCTCAAAACTCTAGATCTCCTCAATACATATCATTCAACCAACATATACAAACATTACCTGATTATCCATATTTAACATGTGAACTGCTTCTTAAACACTTTTTCAGCATTATCAGAAAATACCATGAAGGTAGCACACATCATATTTCTGAAACATAGAATTATCCCCTAAACTTAAAAAGCTTTTACATTTAAGGTGAGATATTGCAGACAATAGAATTTCTCAACTATGAAGCCTAAGCGAACTAAATAGCAACTCGCCATTCGTATCAAATCAAAAGTTGAGCAATTTCGAGATTGAGAAAGTGGAATATACTGAAAACATACCCCATGTTTGCTGAGTGAAGAAAATTCCGGCTTCGGAGTAGGGTCTGAGGATGGAGATGCTATGCAGCCGCTTgataaaaccctaaacctaatCAATTTGTTGGCGCAGGAGATTATATAGTGCACGCTTGAAGATTGGGCCTGATTGGTCAGcccaaattttgatttattgggCTTATATTATTGTCAGATTGAGGTGCACAATATTTACAAGTATAACCTTATATAGTTACAAGTATATCTTccattccattattattatttgttttattactATTGATTCTCTTGCAATGTGAATATTTATTCATACATACTTTGcaactttttgtattttttagaTATATTGGGTAAGTTCAATATGATTATCTCGAGAATATATTGACAAAAGTCGAATTCGTGATTTTTAGACATTTATTTGACGGGCTATTTTGAATTcaaactattataaaaaatgatagaaattaatttttaaaaaattgttggagtacataaaaatttacaataccATACAACACGACGTCgtaatccaaaaataaaaaactgtcTGATACTTATtctctatttattattattacaaaatacaaaCTATACTGTCTTCTTGTCTTATTTTTGCATTACGACATCACGCTTTACAATAATAGACCATTCTTACATAACACTTCAAGAAACTCTTTAATTTGTTACAAGGCAGGACTATTAACTAATGAAAGAAATCACTCTTCTGTTTCATTGCAACTTGCAAAAAGTTTGTtgttttttctatttatttctGACCTTTTTTGAGAAGCACTCCAATCTTCTTTAGCATGTTCCCATTCTTCTTCTTGTGGGAGTCATCATCTTCATTGATGTCATCAGACAATGGTGACCCCAGTTTCCCACCAAGGGTGTGGTAGTCCATGGAGTATTTCCCATTATTGCCTGTTGAAGATGACAGCATGGCGGCAGCCGCCTCGACGGCTTTTCGCCACTGATTCGACTGAATTTTCAGCCTTCTCAGCTCAGCCTGCAGGTCCAGGTTTGCAGCCTGGGCCGATCTCAGCTGTTCATCAATGGTCGTCGAGGATTCTGATTCTTCGAGTGTTCGAGTCATGAtgatttttccttcttcccTGTCCTGGATTTCTGATTTCAGCAAACTGTTCTCCTCTGCAATGCATTGCAGTTCTGTTTCTTTGTCCAGCAGGCAGGCTTTTAGCTCTGCTAAAGCCGTTTCTGAGTTATTCAGCTCTGATTCTAGCTCTGATATTCTCTCTGTTGACAGTTCTTTCTGCAACGATTCGATTTCGGAGTTTGCTGCTTTTAATTTGGCCTCCAGGTGTGTTTCCCTCTGCAATGATTCTGATTTTGCCTTCTCCAGTAGCTCATAGGCAGTCCTGATCTGCAGAGTGGTTTGAATGTACTCTTCTTGGTACCTTCTCTCTGAGCTCTCCAATGCTGATCTTAGCTGATTAATCTCTGCTTTCAAATCATTGCTCTCAGTTTCTTGATTCTTTGATTGCTCCAATTCCAATTCAAAAGCCATGGATTTGCATGATTCCTTCTGGTAATTCAGTTCAACCaaagtaaataataaactttgttattaatatataaatatataaaatataataattagaattttCAAATAGGTCAACCACACACAAATATGTAATCAAGtcattaaattgaaaaaagaaaatgcaattgGTTCATTGAACAATTTAAGATGATATAATTCAACTGAAATTGACCTATTTAACCTATCAATGTTGACGTGGCAATTTTCTTAGTAATATCGACTCTACTACAAATAGGGATGTTAACGAGACGGGGTGGAGGCGTGATACATACCCCATTCCTGCGCAGGGACGAGAAAAATCTCTCCATGCTCATTCCCTCATAAATTATCGGGGAACGGGGAATCCCCAACCctacttttaatttataaaaataaaaaaaaaaatattcatattcaACCTAAATACTACTAAATATTTTACTactaaatacaatatatatatatatatgtgtgtgtgtgtgtgtgtgtgtttgggGGCCGGGAGAGTAATCATCACCCCCTGTTCTCCTATTTTTGTCCCCGGGCAAGAAGTTGAGTTTCCCGTATGGTATGAGTACAATTGACATCTCtagttatagacttatagtatCAGTTTAGAACTACTTGTTCAACCGATTGAAGTGGCAGTTAATTTgttaacaatttaatttttaaattaaaattatatatttatttatttaaacattgCTCTCCATCATTTCCGTATTGACCAGTTAAATAggtcaattttgatttaattgcataattttgagttattataatttgttaaatttgatAGCCCAACTATGTATTCACGTATAGTTTAATCATCTACTTGAACATCATATCATTCTTAAAACATATTATAGGAGAAAAATCTTACAGCTTTAACAACGTCGGCGCGCAGCGTCTCCTCTGTGAGCCGTGCCACCTCCAGCTGCATCTGAGCTTCACCCAGTTCTTGCAGAGCTTTTGCAGCACATTCCTTACTCTCATTCAACTGAGCTTTCAAATCCCCAACCAATCCAATCGTCTCCGCGAGTTCCAATCTCAGATGACAAATCTCGCCGTGCGCCGATTCCGCGTGCCTCGCCTGGGCGGCTTCGGCTCCACTCACTCTCTCGACCTGCGCCTTTAGCTTCTGGATCTCAGCCATGGCGGACGCTAAAGCCGCGGAGTCTAATTCGTGCTGTTTCTGCAGGGCTTCCAGCTCGGATTGCCACGCGCGGTCGCGGTCTTGTGAGATCTTGCGCAGTTCTTGCAGCCGAGCTTCCTCGGAGTCGGAGAATTCTAGGAGTTGGTTTTGGGATTCTTCGAGGTTTTTGGACATGGCGGCTAGCTGCTTCTTTGTGTCTTCTAACTCGCGCTGGGCCTTCTTCTTTAGTGAGTCTGATGAAGTTAGTTGTTCTCTTGCCTTCTTTAGCTCCTCTTGCAGTTGAAGAAGATGTGTCTCTAACTCCGAAGCTTTGCTGGGGAATTTCTTCTGagttttccacaaaatcaaagATGGCATGCATGGAGCATCTTAGTAAACCCGATTACTAGTTGAGGTTGTGTATTATAATTCTAATCGACAAAGAATCACAGAATAAAACAGCTTACAAATAACTGATCGATTTAAAATCAAGAAGTCTAATAAGTTGTTACAACAACGAGTAAACTAGTCTAGGTTGTGCATGCTGATTGACTCAAacaaaccaagaagaccaacAAGCCTGTTCTTAATGGATGTCAAATTTATTGCCTTACAATTACTAAGCTGCAAAAACTTGgttgagaccgtctcatggatttCAATTCGAGAGACATGTCGGAtcttgattaatgaggtcaatgATCCTACCCATTAATCAAAAATTTGATCTAATAACCCGTCCCAAGGATTGAAACTCCAGAAACTGTCTCATAAGTGTTATCCTTACCAAACCAACTAACAAGCTGATCAACTTAGTTGAGGATTTCagaaacaccaaaaaaaaagaaattttttccAAATAGAAAATGCTACTCTAAAGAGTTTTCATGCATCATAGACTACGGTTTACGGGCCTATATCAAAATAGTGTAGAGAACAGAACATATACACAAAATGGTGGAAAACAACATAGTTGATAAAACACAAACAGAAAATCTGAATCTCAAAAGCAAAACTTTTGCAAGATCATGAGTGCATATGACTGAATTCATGTGAAGAACATTACACACACCCCACAACTACTGCAACTGCCATGAAATAAATGAAGGGTACCTCAGATGCAGAACTTTGTGGAGATTGTCTGTCATTCCCTTTCAAACTCCTACCTTTTGGATTCCTACTGGTTGGATTAGGAGATGCAACAGAATCAGACTCAGAACCTGCTGTAATCTTGAGCTTTCGACCCGCCCGAGGCGCAGCAACAGATGTTCTTTGCTGCAGATCCTTAGAAGAAGTTCTGCAGCatcataaacacaaaaaaataataactaaacCAAACCAAATCAAATCACCTTCTGGTTCACCCAATTTCTGAAGTGAAATCAATGCATCAAGAACACATAACGAATCACCTTGCTTTCGGAGTCTGCATATTTAATCCCTTCCCAGGAGTAAAATGAAAAATGTGATGAAACAAATTACACTTTCTTGATTCAAAAGGCCCCACACCACCTGAAATGTTTTTGAACAAATCCTCAGGCTAAAGAAGTGCATAATACAAAGAAGATTTTCATGATTTCATGAAGCTTCTCTGCATCAACTTGGCTTTAATCCAAATACACAGATTGCAAAACCAACTAAACCAACAAATTGCTTCAAAGAAACTCCATGGAAACCACCTCCACTCCCACCAACCGAACCTACAACTTAAGACCAAGAAACCCAATAATAAAGCTGTGCAATCAAATGACAGAACAAATGTCACTAATTAATAGGCGATCCCAACCAAATTAGTCCGTCTGTTGGCCGATAACTACAAACAGGTTTCAAATTCGACTCTCAGTGGGTGCAGTCTTCTTAATTTGAACTGGTCAACTATGAGCAACTTAAACTAAATTTACCTCTTTGTAATCTTATGTTGACTAAGAGTATAAGGCGAGATTTATCTATTGCATAGCTATTTGTTTGCATAGTGACCCAGATGTCATTAATAAAGCCATCCTTTTCATGTTTTTGCTGGCTTCTTTTCTACTCCTTTTTGTTGTACTGTGTTGCAACTACATTGTGGGCAGGGTGATGATAACAACTATGACCCACTTTTTACAGGATATCTTTCAAAATTTCCCAATCAACAGAGTAATCATACTGCTTTCTAATCACTCTCAAGGTTAAAGTGATGCCCAGACTGGATCTTGCTTATTTTTTTCACTATATTAATATGTTTCAAAGCAATTAAGCAAGTTGGGAAAGGACTCCAAAGTTGCTTTTGGGTTTGGGTATTCAATGATACACATAAAGCACTTTTTTGCCCTTTTTTCTTTACTGTAAATAAATCCGCTCCCCCAATTTACTGCAAACAAATGGTATTTTTTCTTAAAGAgttaacaaatttttattttttattttttcaagttGGGCTCTCAACCCTCATGAGAGCTATTTCTTGTTTCTAATCATCTTCGtccaataaaagtttatttaccTTATCaaactaatagtaataatattttttaatgtttttcttttcttttttcttcattttctggtTAGCattccctttatatatatatatatatatatatatatatatatatatatatatatatatatatatatatatatatatatatatatatatatatagggttgaccaatttattaatagttagtgaaaataaaaaaaattataaacataatatttgTCCTTTTAGAACATGATATATTTATGAATAGCTATATTAATTGTTGTGTATTGTAATAGGATGGAAAGAATATTATTTATGGattactattaattattttgtatcAATATATGTTACAAACATAAATGTGATTGAAGACACCAACCAacatttttgtttaaaagaaTTCAACATCAATCAAACACGTGACATTTAGGTCCACCAATTTGATCATTCTTTTAGGGGCATGATCCAACATTTTTAGCACAATTTATAACCTTTtcaatgtaaaattaaaatatagacaTAATTTAAGACTTCTAATTTTGTTCCCTCTTATAAGGGTCAGGGTGTGGGGCTCTTGGGGCAATAGATTTCACaacattgttgcaaaaatcacgCCTAGGCGCCAAGAAGGTCGCGGGCCAACAATtagctattgtttttttttttttttaaatgtgttatttttcttaaaacgacgttattttgagaaaaaaatctCAAATCTTTCAAATCGGtcccaaacacaaaaaaatgtaaaataaataaataaatcaatcaaaatcATCTACTTTAATATCAATACTTTGTGAAattgtgttttgattctttaaatctttataaaCTTTACAATTCTATTTGtattttaggttaatatttaatattttagtattaactattaaaaatattaaatattttataattatcaaatctttttaaaacattaaaaattcaaaaaaggacacaaaataaaaataaaaagggcaCTAGGCGCTCCGGGACGCTCGAGGAAGGCCTagcaatttttgcaacattggttAACAATGCATTAAATTTAGTAATCtctaaatatgattttaaataaatggcaAATATCAATTGAAGGATTTGTTCCATATCAACAATTAAAACGCAAAATTATAGTGAGATTACATATTTATGTCATTATATGCTTTTGAGAATACcaaataatccataactctttaTATTCGAATATAATATCTAATTATGACTGTTTTTGGATGACGAGAAAATTTGTCATCACTATTCGGGAATATGCATTGAATAAGCCCTGCTCATCTGTAATAGCCCAAATATTCAAGAGTATGCATTGACAAGACTCGAACTCGTTTTagattcaaatataaatatctctaaatatgattttgatttttgaataaataaccaattaaaaaaaaccaATGTAaatgcttaaaaaaaaaaccaatgtAAATGCCAGCATTATTAGGGTAAATGGGTAATGATATTAAAGTAAGGCACATAAACATAAACGTGCATATGCTTAGTTGTTCATAGGATAAATATGGAAAGCTGTTAAATTCCGACATAAATCTTGGCACTGATTTATATGACAGCTTCTCACCCCCCCTAATGCACTCTCATTCCTTACTATCTAAACGACTAAAACCCATTTCCaatctttttcaaattttcaaatctCCGCTTTTTCCATTAATGGATTCATTCCTTTTGATACACTattcatctatatatatatatatatagagaaagcATATTCGTCTCAACTGGTCACTGGTCACAAgagtgaagtttgggaagaaagaaacaTCATTACGATGTCGGAAAAATGTCTGATGATGAGTTCTCTAGCAATCCTAGCATGCCACCCGAGTTCCACCATTAGATGCTTTAAGCCAAGGCCGAGTGTGGTGGTTTCCCCAAAAAGGGAAAAGCCTGTTTCCGAAGACTATGAAGAAAACCCTATATTACCCCATGAAAGCTTGGATTCCCATGCAAAAAGGGTTTTCTCCCTTCCAAGGTTGAAAGAGATTAGTGTACCCTTTAAGCTCTTGGAAGAGGTTGTTGAAGGGGAGGCGTTATTGGGGGTTGTGGAGGCGGTTTTTCGGGCGGGATGGAAGCGCAATGGCGGCGCCTACACAATCCGGAAGGTGTTCAAAGTGAACCCTGAAAGCGGGGTTTATGAAAGGTTTGAAGCTTACAGAAAGGCTGTGAAGGCGAAGGGAGGGTTGTGGGGTGATGGGAATGAGGTTTTGAGGTATAGGGGCACGGCCATTACGTGCTCGTTAGGGTTCAGCCAATTCATGAGCACCTGTAACAGGAGAAGTTGCGGGGTTTGTAGGATCATTGGCCGCCATAacagcaataataataatgctgcAATGGATATGAGGCCTGTGACACTTTCCAAGACTAGCTGGAGAGCTCACAGAAGAGCTGAGAAATGCCGGGGCGGCCGGGATGATAACAAGAGGGCCATTGTTGTGTGCAGGGTGATTGCAGGCCGTGTTGCTCGGTGCTGCAATGGGAGTATAGTGAATGGGGAAGAAGATGGGGAGTTTGACTCTGTGGAGAACATGGATGCCTCTGAAAAGCTTATGGTTTTGGACTCCAGGGCTATATTGCCATGCTTTGTGGTTTTGTATAATGTCCTTTGATTTAGTTGCATAGAATATAATGAGTTTTGTTTCAGAATCATTCATCAAAGGATTAGACTCTAATGTTGAAGCATAGTTCTTATTTGCATGTCACTGTTTAACCTTTTTGATTTGAACCAGTTATTTGTTTACTCTCCTTTTGGTCTTTTACCAGCTAAAGTCACaaaccaagttggtcagactattAACTTAATAGCCACGAAGATACACGCTCAACTCCCAATGGGAATAACTTATCGGCCAGGTAAGCTATAGACAACCTAGACCGGTTTACCCTCCTTGTAAGACTTTGCCAACTAAGATCACAAGGTAAGGTTTATCAATTGCATATCCTTGAGTAGTTACTGCGAGTTTCGCACGTCactcggaaaaaaaaaaaagaaaaaaaagaaaaaaaaaagggtcatctcataaatttacaatttatcaaaaatttcaaagagTTCTTCCATGTTAGCAAAGATAAGATTAGCATCTATAAATTTACAATCTATCATCCTCAGGTGACTAAGAGTTGTGCTTTGTGCTAACCCAATTTCCCAGTTCTGTAAATATGGTGATATTTGTGCTGGAAGTACTCTCAGATTCTGTAACACTAATGTATTCTACCAAAAATGGTTCTGCTATCCTTCCATGATTCTTGGTTCAAATATAAGACCTGATGTTTTCTTGTAGAAGCTCTGCAGAATTCTGATATTGTGGACAATGTTGAACACCTTAATAAGATCATGAGATCATGTTTCTTGAAGCGAGTTTGTCCCCGAGTATT is a window of Ipomoea triloba cultivar NCNSP0323 chromosome 11, ASM357664v1 DNA encoding:
- the LOC115995781 gene encoding interactor of constitutive active ROPs 2, chloroplastic-like, whose protein sequence is MQTPKARTSSKDLQQRTSVAAPRAGRKLKITAGSESDSVASPNPTSRNPKGRSLKGNDRQSPQSSASEKKFPSKASELETHLLQLQEELKKAREQLTSSDSLKKKAQRELEDTKKQLAAMSKNLEESQNQLLEFSDSEEARLQELRKISQDRDRAWQSELEALQKQHELDSAALASAMAEIQKLKAQVERVSGAEAAQARHAESAHGEICHLRLELAETIGLVGDLKAQLNESKECAAKALQELGEAQMQLEVARLTEETLRADVVKAKESCKSMAFELELEQSKNQETESNDLKAEINQLRSALESSERRYQEEYIQTTLQIRTAYELLEKAKSESLQRETHLEAKLKAANSEIESLQKELSTERISELESELNNSETALAELKACLLDKETELQCIAEENSLLKSEIQDREEGKIIMTRTLEESESSTTIDEQLRSAQAANLDLQAELRRLKIQSNQWRKAVEAAAAMLSSSTGNNGKYSMDYHTLGGKLGSPLSDDINEDDDSHKKKNGNMLKKIGVLLKKGQK
- the LOC115996917 gene encoding uncharacterized protein LOC115996917, whose translation is MSEKCLMMSSLAILACHPSSTIRCFKPRPSVVVSPKREKPVSEDYEENPILPHESLDSHAKRVFSLPRLKEISVPFKLLEEVVEGEALLGVVEAVFRAGWKRNGGAYTIRKVFKVNPESGVYERFEAYRKAVKAKGGLWGDGNEVLRYRGTAITCSLGFSQFMSTCNRRSCGVCRIIGRHNSNNNNAAMDMRPVTLSKTSWRAHRRAEKCRGGRDDNKRAIVVCRVIAGRVARCCNGSIVNGEEDGEFDSVENMDASEKLMVLDSRAILPCFVLFVYSPFGLLPAKVTNQVGQTINLIATKIHAQLPMGITYRPVLSDSVTLMYSTKNGSAILP